Part of the Peromyscus leucopus breed LL Stock chromosome 6, UCI_PerLeu_2.1, whole genome shotgun sequence genome, ACAGAGCCCAGAGACCTATTTAATGGTTTGGATTCTGAGGAGGAAAATGACCGAGAGGAAGAGGGACGACCTAGTAAGGATGATGTTGGCTCACATtcagtgaggaggaagaggaatcaAGAGTCAGGTTCAGGCCGGGCCAAGGGCGAAACCCTGCCGTCTCACCAGGAGACCTCCACACCCATCCATGACCTTTCTGCCTCGGATTTCCTTAAGAAGCTCGACTCACAGATCAGCCTGTCCAAGAAGGCGGCTGCCCAGAAGCTGAGGAAGGGGGGAAGTGGGTGAGTCTGCAGCTGTTCCCCCTGGGTCCTTGCATGGACCCTTTTCTCCCAGCGAATCACAAACTAATAAGTAACCAACGTGCCCGAAAAGCCAGACCATAGCCTTCCCCCCAAATGGCTCCCAAGACCGTGAGCAGAGCTGGAATGGGGTGAGGCGGTGGGAAAATAGGTTCTGTGGGTTCTGTGTTCTCACAGTTGTCTCTAATGTAAGAACTACGCAGCAGTGTTAAGGCAAGTAGTTTTCCAGAAGATATTGAGACTCCATCCACCTCAGGAAACAAAGGGAGGCAGCCGCCCTCCAccttttcttttgtcctttctcAGGCGCTTGCCTCAGTCTattgctctttcttccttccctcacctGCAGGGTGCCTGAGGAGGGTGTGGGCCTCCACCTCAGCTCCCCCAGGATGCAGCAGCAAGCGGTCCTTGGTCCTGTGCCACTGACCC contains:
- the Lysmd1 gene encoding lysM and putative peptidoglycan-binding domain-containing protein 1, whose product is MASPSRQPPLGGSGLLHGSRTRSYGSLVQASCSPVRERRLEHQLEPGDTLAGLALRYGVTMEQIKRTNRLYTNDSIFLKKTLYIPILTEPRDLFNGLDSEEENDREEEGRPSKDDVGSHSVRRKRNQESGSGRAKGETLPSHQETSTPIHDLSASDFLKKLDSQISLSKKAAAQKLRKGGSGVPEEGVGLHLSSPRMQQQAVLGPVPLTRTSRTQTLRDQEDEIFKL